The following are encoded together in the Streptomyces sp. NBC_00341 genome:
- the rho gene encoding transcription termination factor Rho, which yields MSDTTDLMGVTADKSVDSAAPAEGAATGTTARRRRSGTGLDGMVLAELQQVASGLGIKGTARMRKSQLIEVIKEAQAGGSAAPKAAKAAAAAPAEEAGTKPKRRATSKARTGAEEAPAAAAAADKTADQQQIDIPGQPASDEQPAGERRRRRATAQAGSPETKADTKAQAKDRTQDEPKREAAAEDRSEPKAEAAADNAEGRRGDRQDRGQRGERGDRGDRGDRRERQRDRRGKGGDEQGGGQGGQRQRQGQGQGQNQGQGQGQGQNQGQQGGGGPQDDFDDEGGRRGRRGRYRDRRGRRGRDDFASDAPPVTDDDVLIPVAGILDILDNYAFIRTSGYLPGPNDVYVSLAQVRKNGLRKGDHVTGAVRQPKDGERREKFNALVRLDTVNGMAPETGRGRPEFQKLTPLYPQDRLRLETDSNILTTRIVDLVAPIGKGQRGLIVAPPKTGKTMILQAIANAITVNSPECHLMVVLVDERPEEVTDMQRSVKGEVISSTFDRPAEDHTTVAELAIERAKRLVELGHDVVVLLDSITRLGRAYNLAAPASGRILSGGVDSTALYPPKRFFGAARNIEDGGSLTILATALVETGSRMDEVIFEEFKGTGNMELKLDRKLSDKRIFPAVDVDASSTRKEEILLGSDELAIVWKLRRVLHALDQQQAIELLLDRMKKTQSNAEFLLQIQKTTPAPGNND from the coding sequence GTGAGCGACACCACCGATCTGATGGGCGTGACTGCCGACAAGAGCGTCGACAGTGCCGCGCCCGCCGAAGGTGCTGCCACTGGCACCACCGCACGGCGCCGCCGCTCCGGCACCGGCCTTGACGGCATGGTCCTGGCCGAGCTGCAGCAGGTCGCGTCCGGCCTCGGCATCAAGGGCACCGCGCGGATGCGCAAGAGCCAGCTGATCGAGGTCATCAAGGAGGCCCAGGCCGGCGGCTCCGCCGCCCCCAAGGCCGCCAAGGCCGCCGCCGCGGCCCCCGCGGAAGAGGCCGGGACCAAGCCGAAGCGCCGGGCCACCTCCAAGGCGCGCACCGGTGCCGAGGAGGCCCCGGCCGCCGCTGCCGCCGCCGACAAGACCGCGGACCAGCAACAGATCGACATCCCCGGTCAGCCGGCCAGTGACGAGCAGCCCGCGGGCGAGCGCCGTCGTCGCCGTGCGACCGCTCAGGCGGGCAGCCCGGAGACCAAGGCGGACACCAAGGCGCAGGCCAAGGACCGCACGCAGGACGAGCCGAAGCGCGAGGCCGCCGCCGAGGACCGCTCCGAGCCCAAGGCCGAGGCCGCCGCGGACAACGCGGAGGGCCGCAGGGGCGACCGCCAGGACCGGGGCCAGCGCGGCGAGCGTGGTGACCGCGGCGACCGCGGTGACCGTCGCGAGCGCCAGCGCGACCGTCGTGGCAAGGGCGGCGACGAGCAGGGCGGTGGCCAGGGCGGCCAGCGCCAGCGCCAGGGCCAGGGCCAGGGGCAGAACCAGGGCCAGGGCCAGGGTCAGGGTCAGAACCAGGGCCAGCAGGGTGGCGGCGGTCCGCAGGACGACTTCGACGACGAGGGCGGCCGTCGTGGCCGGCGCGGCCGTTACCGCGACCGCCGCGGCCGTCGTGGTCGCGACGACTTCGCCAGTGACGCACCGCCGGTCACCGACGACGACGTCCTGATCCCCGTCGCGGGCATCCTGGACATCCTCGACAACTACGCGTTCATCCGGACCTCCGGCTACCTGCCGGGCCCGAACGACGTGTACGTGTCGCTCGCCCAGGTCCGCAAGAACGGCCTGCGCAAGGGTGACCACGTCACCGGTGCGGTGCGCCAGCCCAAGGACGGCGAGCGCCGCGAGAAGTTCAACGCGCTGGTCCGCCTCGACACGGTCAACGGCATGGCGCCCGAAACCGGCCGCGGCCGCCCGGAGTTCCAGAAGCTGACGCCGCTCTACCCGCAGGACCGGCTCCGTCTGGAGACCGACTCCAACATCCTGACGACGCGCATCGTCGACCTGGTCGCCCCCATCGGCAAGGGCCAGCGAGGCCTGATCGTGGCCCCGCCGAAGACCGGTAAGACCATGATCCTCCAGGCGATCGCCAACGCGATCACGGTCAACAGCCCGGAGTGCCACCTGATGGTCGTCCTGGTCGACGAGCGTCCGGAGGAAGTCACCGACATGCAGCGGTCGGTCAAGGGCGAGGTCATCTCCTCGACCTTCGACCGTCCCGCGGAGGACCACACCACCGTCGCCGAGCTGGCCATCGAGCGCGCCAAGCGTCTCGTCGAGCTGGGTCACGACGTGGTCGTCCTGCTGGACTCGATCACCCGTCTGGGCCGCGCGTACAACCTCGCCGCCCCCGCCTCCGGCCGCATCCTGTCCGGTGGTGTCGACTCGACCGCGCTGTACCCGCCGAAGCGCTTCTTCGGTGCCGCGCGCAACATCGAGGACGGCGGCTCGCTGACCATCCTGGCCACCGCGCTCGTCGAGACCGGCTCGCGCATGGACGAGGTGATCTTCGAGGAGTTCAAGGGCACCGGCAACATGGAGCTCAAGCTCGACCGCAAGCTCTCCGACAAGCGCATCTTCCCGGCGGTGGACGTCGACGCGTCCAGCACCCGTAAGGAAGAAATCCTGCTCGGCAGCGACGAGTTGGCGATTGTCTGGAAGCTGCGCCGGGTGCTCCACGCGCTGGACCAGCAGCAGGCGATCGAGCTCCTCCTGGACCGGATGAAGAAGACCCAGTCCAACGCGGAGTTCCTGCTCCAGATCCAGAAGACGACACCGGCCCCGGGCAACAACGACTAG
- the thrC gene encoding threonine synthase — MTTKGTHQWRGIIEEYRDRLPVTSTTPVVTLREGGTPLVPAQVLSERTGCEVHLKVEGANPTGSFKDRGMTMAITRAKEEGAQAVICASTGNTSASAAAYAVRAGMVCAVLVPQGKIALGKMGQALVHGAKILQVDGNFDDCLTLARSLSDNYPVALVNSVNPVRIEGQKTAAFEIVDALGDAPDIHVLPVGNAGNITAYWKGYSEYAGDGLSTHKPRMWGFQASGSAPIVRGEIVKDPSTIATAIRIGNPASWQFALNARDESGGFIDEVTDRQILSAYRLLASQEGVFVEPASAASVAGLLKAAEEGKVDRGQRIVCTVTGNGLKDPDWAVAGAPQPVTVPVDAVAAAEKLGLA, encoded by the coding sequence ATGACCACCAAGGGCACCCACCAGTGGCGCGGCATCATCGAGGAGTACCGGGACCGTCTCCCGGTCACGAGCACGACGCCGGTCGTCACGCTCCGTGAGGGCGGTACGCCGCTCGTACCCGCTCAGGTCCTCTCCGAGCGCACGGGCTGCGAGGTGCACCTCAAGGTCGAGGGCGCCAACCCCACCGGTTCCTTCAAGGACCGCGGAATGACCATGGCGATCACCCGGGCCAAGGAGGAGGGCGCGCAGGCCGTCATCTGCGCCTCCACCGGCAACACCTCCGCCTCCGCCGCCGCGTACGCGGTCCGCGCGGGCATGGTCTGCGCCGTCCTCGTACCGCAGGGCAAGATCGCGCTCGGCAAGATGGGCCAGGCGCTCGTGCACGGCGCGAAGATCCTCCAGGTCGACGGCAACTTCGACGACTGCCTGACGCTGGCCCGCTCGCTCTCGGACAACTATCCGGTGGCGCTGGTCAATTCGGTCAACCCGGTGCGCATCGAGGGTCAGAAGACCGCCGCCTTCGAGATCGTCGACGCGCTCGGCGACGCCCCGGACATCCACGTACTGCCGGTCGGCAACGCGGGCAACATCACCGCGTACTGGAAGGGGTACAGCGAGTACGCCGGGGACGGCCTGTCCACGCACAAGCCGCGGATGTGGGGCTTCCAGGCCTCCGGCTCCGCGCCCATCGTGCGCGGCGAGATCGTCAAGGACCCGTCGACCATCGCCACCGCCATCCGGATCGGCAACCCGGCCTCCTGGCAGTTCGCGCTCAACGCGCGCGACGAGTCGGGCGGCTTCATCGACGAGGTGACGGACCGGCAGATCCTGTCCGCCTACCGGCTGTTGGCCTCCCAGGAGGGCGTCTTCGTGGAGCCCGCGTCGGCCGCCTCTGTCGCCGGTCTGCTCAAGGCCGCGGAAGAGGGCAAGGTCGACCGGGGCCAGCGCATCGTCTGCACGGTCACCGGCAACGGCCTCAAGGACCCGGACTGGGCCGTCGCCGGCGCCCCCCAGCCGGTCACCGTCCCGGTCGACGCGGTAGCCGCCGCCGAGAAGCTGGGCCTCGCCTAG
- the thrB gene encoding homoserine kinase — protein MAGPAFRAAAVRVRVPATSANLGPGFDALGLSLGLYDDVVVRVADAGLHIDIAGEGADTLPRDENHLLVRSLRTAFDLLGGQPRGLEIVCANRIPHGRGLGSSSAAICAGIVAARAVTTGGDARLDDAALLELATEIEGHPDNVAACLLGGFTLAWMDGGSARAIRMDPADSIVPVVFVPGNPVLTETARGLLPRTVPHVDAAFNAGRAALLVEALTRRPELLLTATEDRLHQEYRSPAMPQSVELVNRLRADGVPAVISGAGPTVLALAEDGAADKVAQLAGEGWAANRLTLDAQGASVLPLAP, from the coding sequence ATGGCCGGTCCCGCCTTCCGAGCCGCCGCCGTACGGGTGCGCGTCCCCGCAACCAGCGCCAACCTGGGTCCGGGCTTCGACGCCCTCGGCCTGTCGCTGGGGCTCTACGACGACGTCGTCGTCCGCGTCGCCGACGCCGGACTGCACATCGACATCGCCGGCGAGGGCGCGGACACGCTGCCCCGCGACGAGAACCACCTGCTCGTACGGTCCCTGCGCACCGCCTTCGACCTGCTCGGCGGACAGCCCCGCGGCCTGGAGATCGTCTGCGCCAACCGCATCCCGCACGGCCGGGGCCTCGGCTCGTCCTCCGCCGCCATCTGCGCCGGCATCGTCGCCGCCCGCGCGGTGACGACCGGCGGTGACGCCCGGCTCGACGACGCCGCCCTGCTGGAGCTCGCCACCGAGATCGAGGGCCATCCGGACAACGTCGCGGCCTGCCTCCTCGGCGGGTTCACGCTCGCCTGGATGGACGGCGGATCGGCCCGCGCCATCAGGATGGACCCCGCTGATTCCATCGTTCCGGTGGTTTTCGTCCCCGGCAACCCGGTGCTCACGGAGACCGCCCGCGGACTGCTTCCGCGCACCGTTCCGCACGTCGACGCCGCCTTCAACGCGGGCCGTGCCGCACTGCTCGTCGAGGCCCTGACCAGGCGCCCCGAGCTGCTGCTGACCGCCACGGAGGACCGGCTGCACCAGGAATACCGCTCCCCGGCGATGCCGCAGAGCGTGGAACTCGTGAACCGACTGCGCGCGGACGGCGTCCCCGCGGTCATCTCCGGTGCCGGGCCGACCGTGCTGGCACTGGCCGAGGACGGTGCGGCCGACAAGGTCGCACAGCTGGCGGGCGAGGGCTGGGCGGCCAACCGGCTGACTCTCGACGCCCAGGGCGCGAGCGTGCTGCCGCTCGCCCCGTAG